In one window of Gossypium hirsutum isolate 1008001.06 chromosome A01, Gossypium_hirsutum_v2.1, whole genome shotgun sequence DNA:
- the LOC107917086 gene encoding LEAF RUST 10 DISEASE-RESISTANCEUS RECEPTOR-LIKE PROTEIN KINASE-like 2.1: protein MKIFAKFSLKLVLLPNNMASFNIPSTSSALVFFIIIILLLVQVPTLLSSSNDNYMVCSKQFHCGNIKNVSYPFWGGDRPENCGQPGLKLTCLEDEETQITIMSVSYKVIEINMDRQAFTVARTDYLQNLCPQTLLNTTLNFNLLSYAWNLENITLYYHCPLISNISSGFPSLFNCSTSNGTDMVNYYVIASVLGNLSTEVKDGLRACDSHVIVPAFYTAVETIKSNPTPDTLVLPLGNGFGLKWDENIASKCEDCNGSGGRCGYNRSSNQFTCYCPNHTDASTCLLSGSSEGTGLKIKLIIGFAVVGVTVMVVCLVVFALKLKKGSLSSGKLMNLRRNIGKNTERVEAFIMRYGSELAPKRYSYSDIKKITKSFKDKLGEGGFGTVYKGKLPNGRLVAVKVLSESREDGEEFINEVASISQTSHVNVVTFLGFCYENSMRALFYEFMPNGSLDKFIYQHGSPDKICMLNRKTLFEIAVGIARGLEYLHRGCNTRILHLDIKPHNILLDENFVPKISDFGLAKLCERKESILSSITARGTIGYIAPELFCRNFGGISYKSDVYSYGMMVLEMVGAKENVHVRGSLTSERNFHSWIYKHLPQEAFNLEGITAEDEEITKKMIIISLWCIQTNPSDRPSMTKVLEMLQGNLKSLAIPPRPFLFSPQQSPPNTSSTISLFASSITMNTE from the exons ATGAAAATATTTGCCAAATTCTCTCTCAAGCTAGTGCTTTTACCAAACAACATGGCTTCCTTTAATATCCCTTCAACCTCATCAGCCCTggtttttttcatcatcatcatcctttTATTAGTTCAAGTTCCAACCTTATTAAGTTCAAGCAATGACAACTATATGGTCTGCAGCAAACAATTCCATTGTGGGAACATAAAAAATGTTAGCTACCCTTTTTGGGGAGGTGACAGGCCTGAGAACTGTGGGCAACCAGGGTTAAAGTTAACTTGCCTGGAAGATGAAGAAACCCAGATCACAATCATGTCAGTAAGTTACAAAGTCATCGAAATCAACATGGATAGACAAGCTTTCACTGTAGCCAGAACCGATTATCTTCAAAACCTTTGTCCCCAAACCCTGCTCAATACCACCTTGAACTTCAACCTTTTGAGTTATGCTTGGAACCTTGAGAACATAACATTGTATTACCATTGCCCTTTGATTTCCAACATATCTTCAGGGTTTCCAAGTCTGTTTAACTGCAGCACCAGCAATGGAACAGATATGGTGAACTACTATGTTATAGCATCTGTTTTGGGCAACCTTTCAACTGAAGTGAAAGATGGGTTGAGAGCTTGTGATAGCCATGTGATTGTTCCAGCTTTTTATACTGCAGTTGAGACAATCAAGAGCAACCCAACTCCAGATACTTTGGTTTTGCCACTTGGTAATGGATTTGGATTGAAATGGGACGAAAATATAGCTTCCAAATGTGAAGACTGCAATGGTTCTGGTGGTAGGTGTGGGTATAATAGGAGTTCGAATCAATTCACTTGTTATTGCCCAAATCATACTGATGCATCAACTTGTCTTCTATCAG GGTCATCTGAAGGTACTGGTTTGAAGATTAAACTAATCATAG GGTTTGCAGTGGTTGGGGTTACTGTTATGGTAGTTTGCCTTGTGGTGTTTGCCTTGAAGCTTAAGAAAGGATCGTTGTCAAGTGGGAAGCTGATGAATTTACGGCGGAATATAGGTAAGAACACTGAAAGGGTTGAAGCATTCATCATGAGATACGGTTCAGAGCTTGCTCCAAAGCGATATTCTTATTCAGACATCAAGAAAATCACCAAGTCGTTCAAAGACAAGCTCGGCGAAGGCGGATTTGGCACTGTCTACAAAGGCAAGTTGCCCAACGGTCGTCTTGTTGCAGTTAAAGTCCTGAGTGAATCAAGGGAGGATGGAGAGGAATTCATAAACGAAGTGGCGAGTATTAGTCAAACTTCTCATGTCAACGTGGTGACGTTTCTTGGATTTTGTTATGAGAATTCAATGAGGGCTTTGTTCTATGAATTCATGCCGAATGGATCATTGGATAAGTTTATCTACCAGCACGGATCGCCGGATAAAATTTGTATGCTAAACCGGAAAACATTGTTTGAAATTGCCGTTGGCATTGCTAGAGGACTAGAATATCTACATCGAGGATGCAACACCAGGATTTTGCATTTGGACATAAAACCACATAACATCCTTTTAGACGAAAACTTCGTTCCGAAGATTTCGGATTTCGGTCTTGCAAAGTTATGCGAGCGGAAGGAAAGCATTCTTTCATCGATAACTGCTCGAGGAACAATAGGATACATTGCTCCAGAACTATTTTGTCGAAACTTTGGAGGCATTTCTTACAAATCCGATGTTTATAGCTACGGGATGATGGTCCTTGAAATGGTTGGAGCAAAAGAAAACGTTCATGTCAGAGGGTCTCTAACAAGTGAAAGGAACTTTCACTCGTGGATTTACAAACATCTCCCACAAGAAGCATTCAATCTTGAAGGAATCACAGCAGAAGATGAAGAAATAACTAAGAAGATGATTATAATAAGCTTATGGTGCATTCAAACTAATCCATCAGATCGACCGTCGATGACGAAAGTGCTAGAGATGCTACAAGGCAATCTTAAATCATTAGCAATTCCACCAAGACCTTTTCTGTTTTCTCCTCAACAATCACCCCCAAACACCTCGTCTACAATATCATTATTTGCATCATCCATTACCATGAACACCGAATAA
- the LOC107917813 gene encoding BES1/BZR1 homolog protein 4 isoform X2 produces MTSGTRLPTWKERENNKRRERRRRAIAAKIFAGLRMYGNYKLPKHCDNNEVLKALCNEAGWTVEPDGTTYRKGCKPVEHMDIVGGSATVSPCSSYHPSPRASYNPSPASSSFPSPASSSYVVNPNGDVNSLFPWLKNLSSASSSASSSKRPYSYIHGGSISAPVTPPLSSPTARTPRMKNDWEDQSVLPGWSAQQHSFLPSSTPPSPGRQIVPDPEWFSGLQTPHSRPTSPTFSLVSSNPFGFKEEVLAGGGSRMWTPGQSGTFSPAIAAGLDQTADVPMSEVISDEFAFGSNATGLVKPWEGERIHEECGSDDLELTLGSSKTR; encoded by the exons ATGACGTCGGGGACGAGGCTACCGACATGGAAAGAACGAGAGAATAACAAGCGGAGAGAGCGGCGGAGGAGAGCAATAGCAGCGAAGATCTTCGCTGGACTTCGGATGTACGGTAACTATAAGCTTCCGAAGCACTGCGATAACAATGAAGTTCTCAAAGCTCTTTGTAACGAGGCCGGTTGGACCGTCGAACCCGATGGAACTACTTATCGTAAG GGTTGCAAGCCTGTGGAGCACATGGATATAGTAGGTGGATCTGCAACAGTGAGCCCCTGTTCATCTTACCACCCAAGCCCCCGCGCTTCTTACAATCCGAGCCCCGCATCATCATCTTTTCCAAGCCCAGCTTCTTCTTCGTATGTGGTTAATCCCAATGGTGATGTGAATTCTCTTTTCCCATGGCTCAAAAACCTCTCATCTGCATCCTCATCAGCATCCTCTTCCAAGCGTCCCTATAGCTATATTCATGGTGGTTCCATCAGTGCTCCTGTCACCCCTCCATTGAGCTCACCGACTGCTCGAACCCCACGAATGAAAAATGATTGGGAGGACCAATCTGTCCTTCCAGGTTGGAGTGCACAACAACATTCTTTCCTGCCTTCTTCAACTCCCCCTAGTCCTGGTCGTCAAATTGTTCCTGACCCAGAGTGGTTTTCTGGACTTCAAACCCCTCATAGCCGACCAACTTCTCCCACATTCAGCCTTGTCTCCTCAAACCCCTTTGGCTTCAAGGAGGAAGTTTTAGCCGGTGGGGGTTCCCGCATGTGGACTCCCGGGCAAAGCGGGACATTCTCACCGGCAATAGCTGCAGGTTTAGATCAGACAGCTGATGTTCCAATGTCTGAAGTTATTTCCGATGAGTTTGCATTCGGAAGCAATGCAACAGGGCTAGTAAAGCCATGGGAAGGAGAGAGGATTCATGAAGAATGTGGATCAGATGATCTAGAACTCACTCTTGGCAGTTCCAAGACTAGGTGA
- the LOC107917813 gene encoding BES1/BZR1 homolog protein 4 isoform X1, whose protein sequence is MTSGTRLPTWKERENNKRRERRRRAIAAKIFAGLRMYGNYKLPKHCDNNEVLKALCNEAGWTVEPDGTTYRKGCKPVEHMDIVGGSATVSPCSSYHPSPRASYNPSPASSSFPSPASSSYVVNPNGDVNSLFPWLKNLSSASSSASSSKRPYSYIHGGSISAPVTPPLSSPTARTPRMKNDWEDQSVLPGWSAQQHSFLPSSTPPSPGRQIVPDPEWFSGLQTPHSRPTSPTFSLVSSNPFGFKEEVLAGGGSRMWTPGQSGTFSPAIAAGLDQTADVPMSEVISDEFAFGSNATGLVKPWEGERIHEECGSDDLELTLGSSKTR, encoded by the exons ATGACGTCGGGGACGAGGCTACCGACATGGAAAGAACGAGAGAATAACAAGCGGAGAGAGCGGCGGAGGAGAGCAATAGCAGCGAAGATCTTCGCTGGACTTCGGATGTACGGTAACTATAAGCTTCCGAAGCACTGCGATAACAATGAAGTTCTCAAAGCTCTTTGTAACGAGGCCGGTTGGACCGTCGAACCCGATGGAACTACTTATCGTAAG GGTTGCAAGCCTGTGGAGCACATGGATATAGTAGGTGGATCTGCAACAGTGAGCCCCTGTTCATCTTACCACCCAAGCCCCCGCGCTTCTTACAATCCGAGCCCCGCATCATCATCTTTTCCAAGCCCAGCTTCTTCTTCGTATGTGGTTAATCCCAATGGTGATGTGAATTCTCTTTTCCCATGGCTCAAAAACCTCTCATCTGCATCCTCATCAGCATCCTCTTCCAAGCGTCCCTATAGCTATATTCATGGTGGTTCCATCAGTGCTCCTGTCACCCCTCCATTGAGCTCACCGACTGCTCGAACCCCACGAATGAAAAATGATTGGGAGGACCAATCTGTCCTTCCAGGTTGGAGTGCACAACAACATTCTTTCCTGCCTTCTTCAACTCCCCCTAGTCCTGGTCGTCAAATTGTTCCTGACCCAGAGTGGTTTTCTGGACTTCAAACCCCTCATAGCCGACCAACTTCTCCCACATTCAGCCTTGTCTCCTCAAACCCCTTTGGCTTCAAGGAGGAAGTTTTAGCCGGTGGGGGTTCCCGCATGTGGACTCCCGGGCAAAGCGGGACATTCTCACCGGCAATAGCTGCAGGTTTAGATCAGACAGCTGATGTTCCAATGTCTGAAGTTATTTCCGATGAGTTTGCATTCGGAAGCAATGCAACAGGGCTAGTAAAGCCATGGGAAGGAGAGAGGATTCATGAAGAATGTGGATCAGATGATCTAGAACTCACTCTTGGCAGTTCCAAGACTAG ATAA
- the LOC107916719 gene encoding uncharacterized protein isoform X1, translated as MEGLIKYPQIEPEDNQFQFFSSQDLEKVEESREKCTLVNTDVMQDGKQLKRSESQVHPRVSGCNSMEILSSDGNQKKGEAFYYDTPFSEETGIWVPVSVPPVSENKHEEWDRGLCLNGGYFPDDGVRSNQFIEESKDLTMWDVLSEMLIAARGKVSSIASGDVQRYGITWLSSHLLEQTWKEMAQTLAEANFGNINEILEAEPPKWLADSAASNCMLCNVRFHPIMRSRHHCRFCGGIFCNECSKGRSLLPMKFHMGNPQRVCDVCCVRLEPVQPYLMDHISRAAQLPTHDLTDLSTLRSWLNFPCAQSMEYEIYKAANTISNYSKQVGSLKPEKSIPDAILRQAKGLAILTVAKVGVMVTYNIGTGLVVARRDDGSWSPPSAISSCGVGWGVQAGGEFTDFIIVLRKESAVATFSGNMHLSVGAGLSAAAGIVGRAAEADIRGGSGGYAACYTYSCSKGAFLGCSLEGSVVTTRNQENSRFYGNPSITASDILLGSLPMPPAASTLYQALSNLFAKLER; from the exons ATGGAGGGGCTgataaaataccctcaaatagaACCGGAAGACAACCAGTTTCAATTCTTCTCTTCCCAG GATCTGGAAAAAGTGGAGGAAAGTAGAGAAAAATGTACTCTTGTAAATACCGATGTTATGCAAGATGGAAAGCAGCTTAAAAGATCTGAAAGTCAAGTGCATCCTAGAGTTAGTGGATGCAATAGTATGGAAATTCTTTCCAGCGATGGAAATCAGAAAAAAGGAGAAGCTTTTTACTATGATACCCCATTTTCTGAAGAAACTGGAATTTGGGTACCTGTGTCTGTCCCTCCTGTGTCTGAAAATAAACATGAAGAATGGGATAGAGGCCTATGTCTGAATGGAGGATACTTTCCTGATGATGGTGTGCGATCAAATCAGTTTATTGAAGAAAGTAAGGATCTGACCATGTGGGATGTGCTCAGTGAGATGTTAATAGCCGCTCGAGGCAAAGTGAGTTCTATAGCTTCAGGTGATGTTCAAAGATATGGGATCACTTGGTTATCCAGCCATCTTCTTGAACAAACTTGGAAAGAGATGGCTCAAACGCTTGCAGAAGCTAATTTTGGTAACATCAATGAAATTCTTGAAGCAGAGCCACCAAAGTGGTTGGCTGACAGTGCTGCTTCTAATTGCATGTTATGTAATGTGCGGTTCCATCCTATCATGCGCTCCCGTCATCATTGCCGATTCTGTGGTGGGATATTCTGCAATGAATGTTCTAAAGGGCGGAGCTTGTTACCAATGAAATTCCACATGGGGAACCCACAACGAGTATGTGATGTTTGTTGCGTGAGGCTTGAGCCCGTCCAACCATACTTGATGGACCACATTAGTCGTGCTGCTCAGTTGCCTACCCATGATCTGACAGACCTCAGTACGTTAAGATCATGGCTGAATTTTCCTTGTGCCCAATCCATGGAATATGAGATTTATAAGGCTGCAAATACCATTAGCAATTATAGTAAG CAGGTTGGATCCTTGAAACCTGAAAAGTCCATACCTGATGCTATTTTAAGACAAGCAAAAGGGCTTGCAATTCTTACTGTTGCAAAGGTCGGGGTTATGGTGACTTACAATATTGGAACAGGGCTTGTTGTTGCTCGTAGAGATGATGGATCATGGTCTCCACCATCTGCAATATCTTCCTGTGGTGTTGGCTGGGGAGTTCAG GCTGGTGGTGAATTTACGGATTTCATTATTGTATTGAGAAAAGAAAGTGCTGTTGCAACATTTAGTGGAAACATGCATTTATCGGTTGGAGCAGGGTTGAGTGCAGCTGCTGGCATTGTTGGGCGAGCTGCTGAAGCTGACATACGTGGGGGCTCTGGAGGTTATGCTGCTTGTTATACATACAGCTGTAGTAAAG GTGCATTTTTGGGGTGCTCACTTGAAGGAAGTGTAGTGACAACCAGAAACCAAGAAAATTCTAGATTTTATGGTAATCCATCTATCACTGCTTCAGATATTCTTCTCGGTTCACTGCCTATGCCTCCTGCTGCTTCCACTCTTTATCAAGCTCTCTCAAATCTATTTGCAAAGCTCGAGAGATGA
- the LOC107916719 gene encoding uncharacterized protein isoform X2 has product MEGLIKYPQIEPEDNQFQFFSSQDLEKVEESREKCTLVNTDVMQDGKQLKRSESQVHPRVSGCNSMEILSSDGNQKKGEAFYYDTPFSEETGIWVPVSVPPVSENKHEEWDRGLCLNGGYFPDDGVRSNQFIEESKDLTMWDVLSEMLIAARGKVSSIASGDVQRYGITWLSSHLLEQTWKEMAQTLAEANFGNINEILEAEPPKWLADSAASNCMLCNVRFHPIMRSRHHCRFCGGIFCNECSKGRSLLPMKFHMGNPQRVCDVCCVRLEPVQPYLMDHISRAAQLPTHDLTDLSTLRSWLNFPCAQSMEYEIYKAANTISNYSKVGSLKPEKSIPDAILRQAKGLAILTVAKVGVMVTYNIGTGLVVARRDDGSWSPPSAISSCGVGWGVQAGGEFTDFIIVLRKESAVATFSGNMHLSVGAGLSAAAGIVGRAAEADIRGGSGGYAACYTYSCSKGAFLGCSLEGSVVTTRNQENSRFYGNPSITASDILLGSLPMPPAASTLYQALSNLFAKLER; this is encoded by the exons ATGGAGGGGCTgataaaataccctcaaatagaACCGGAAGACAACCAGTTTCAATTCTTCTCTTCCCAG GATCTGGAAAAAGTGGAGGAAAGTAGAGAAAAATGTACTCTTGTAAATACCGATGTTATGCAAGATGGAAAGCAGCTTAAAAGATCTGAAAGTCAAGTGCATCCTAGAGTTAGTGGATGCAATAGTATGGAAATTCTTTCCAGCGATGGAAATCAGAAAAAAGGAGAAGCTTTTTACTATGATACCCCATTTTCTGAAGAAACTGGAATTTGGGTACCTGTGTCTGTCCCTCCTGTGTCTGAAAATAAACATGAAGAATGGGATAGAGGCCTATGTCTGAATGGAGGATACTTTCCTGATGATGGTGTGCGATCAAATCAGTTTATTGAAGAAAGTAAGGATCTGACCATGTGGGATGTGCTCAGTGAGATGTTAATAGCCGCTCGAGGCAAAGTGAGTTCTATAGCTTCAGGTGATGTTCAAAGATATGGGATCACTTGGTTATCCAGCCATCTTCTTGAACAAACTTGGAAAGAGATGGCTCAAACGCTTGCAGAAGCTAATTTTGGTAACATCAATGAAATTCTTGAAGCAGAGCCACCAAAGTGGTTGGCTGACAGTGCTGCTTCTAATTGCATGTTATGTAATGTGCGGTTCCATCCTATCATGCGCTCCCGTCATCATTGCCGATTCTGTGGTGGGATATTCTGCAATGAATGTTCTAAAGGGCGGAGCTTGTTACCAATGAAATTCCACATGGGGAACCCACAACGAGTATGTGATGTTTGTTGCGTGAGGCTTGAGCCCGTCCAACCATACTTGATGGACCACATTAGTCGTGCTGCTCAGTTGCCTACCCATGATCTGACAGACCTCAGTACGTTAAGATCATGGCTGAATTTTCCTTGTGCCCAATCCATGGAATATGAGATTTATAAGGCTGCAAATACCATTAGCAATTATAGTAAG GTTGGATCCTTGAAACCTGAAAAGTCCATACCTGATGCTATTTTAAGACAAGCAAAAGGGCTTGCAATTCTTACTGTTGCAAAGGTCGGGGTTATGGTGACTTACAATATTGGAACAGGGCTTGTTGTTGCTCGTAGAGATGATGGATCATGGTCTCCACCATCTGCAATATCTTCCTGTGGTGTTGGCTGGGGAGTTCAG GCTGGTGGTGAATTTACGGATTTCATTATTGTATTGAGAAAAGAAAGTGCTGTTGCAACATTTAGTGGAAACATGCATTTATCGGTTGGAGCAGGGTTGAGTGCAGCTGCTGGCATTGTTGGGCGAGCTGCTGAAGCTGACATACGTGGGGGCTCTGGAGGTTATGCTGCTTGTTATACATACAGCTGTAGTAAAG GTGCATTTTTGGGGTGCTCACTTGAAGGAAGTGTAGTGACAACCAGAAACCAAGAAAATTCTAGATTTTATGGTAATCCATCTATCACTGCTTCAGATATTCTTCTCGGTTCACTGCCTATGCCTCCTGCTGCTTCCACTCTTTATCAAGCTCTCTCAAATCTATTTGCAAAGCTCGAGAGATGA